From Sceloporus undulatus isolate JIND9_A2432 ecotype Alabama chromosome 6, SceUnd_v1.1, whole genome shotgun sequence, one genomic window encodes:
- the CKAP2L gene encoding cytoskeleton-associated protein 2-like — MAAPAVGKSWVALCQVASPLAPLHQENCPRIPLCKDLLSKGGVSGVRWKGQGQTHFHEKHPEGADTVVTMCLSLLRKLLEAWLASRGKCYKRPPMAFSAAKPLKRGKASLNHSFRGLMEEERKEQLHVASEITHTLTECRKMAEEGFPLEELLALVSRIPKVERFAQFWICKAKLQAQQGPLDVAGSTKRLSVLGLCPSKRVGMKHRSCCTHLELPGASLYFSLLLQPLQELRNAISSILKTASEPAGAQPDHTSVLPEEEEAGAVSRRFCHEGLPWPQPLSAIKFQILPLPRAKEQSAQPEVRLLTPVRRSLRIESTTANYPQMLKDHDLVVSSLEEIMATDHRSQFVFRNNEAFPGRVEVASFLTGLATPAKWPR; from the exons ATGGCAGCCCCTgcggttggcaaaagctgggtgGCCCTTTGCCAAGTTGCATCCCCACTGGCTCCTCTCCATCAGGAGAATTGTCCCAGGATTCCCCTCTGCAAAGACCTTCTTTCCAAAGGTGGGGTCTCTGGGGTGCGCTGGAAAGGTCAGGGTCAGACCCATTTCCATGAGAAGCATCCAGAAGGAGCAGACACTGTGGTGACAATGTGCCTTTCTCTCCTTAGGAAGCTTCTAGAGGCATGGCTGGCATCCCGAGGCAAATGCTACAAGCGGCCCCCCATGGCCTTTTCTGCTGCGAAGCCCCTAAAGCGTGGAAAGGCCAGCCTGAACCACTCTTTCAGGGGTCtcatggaggaggagaggaaggagcagcTCCATGTGGCCAGCGAGATCACGCACACCTTGACAGAGTGCCGGAAAATGGCAGAAGAG GGTTTTCCTCTGGAGGAGCTCCTTGCTCTGGTCTCCCGCATCCCTAAAGTGGAGAGGTTTGCCCAGTTCTGGATCTGCAAGGCAAAGCTACAGGCACAGCAAGGCCCTTTGGATGTGGCAGGCTCTACGAAGCGGCTGTCCGTGCTGGGGCTGTG TCCCAGCAAAAGGGTGGGAATGAAGCACAGGAGCTGCTGCACCCACCTGGAGCTGCCAGGTGCCAGCTTGTACTTCTCCCTCTTATTGCAGCCGCTGCAGGAGCTGCGGAATGCCATCTCAAGTATTTTGAAGACTGCCAGCGAGCCAGCTGGGG CCCAACCTGATCACACCAGTGTTctcccagaagaggaagaggcaggggcTGTTTCCCGGCGCTTCTGCCATGAAGGCCTGCCCTGGCCTCAGCCCCTCTCAGCCATCAAGTTCCAGATCCTTCCGCTGCCCAG AGCAAAAGAGCAGAGCGCACAGCCAGAGGTGAGGCTCCTGACCCCCGTGAGGCGCTCCCTGCGCATAGAGAGCACTACTGCCAACTACCCACAGATGCTGAAAGACCATGACCTCGTGGTTTCCTCCCTTGAGGAAATTATGGCTACAGACCACAGGAGCCAGTTCGTCTTCCGTAACAATGAAGCTTTTCCTGGCAGAGTGGAGGTAGCCAGCTTTCTGACTGGACTTGCCACCCCAGCCAAATGGCCACGATGA
- the IL1B gene encoding interleukin-1 beta, with translation MARVPECQDETMDFCSMNEIEFYAGDHTGSSKDPFPEERSHPACHPPEACELDIQVKISKSVSAKGFQKAAVLVVAIGRMRKNSAARLFSDEDLMDILSTVLEPVDFNTCGITHAAHSAYQFSEDVCCGIQDIAQKSLVLQEAPTELVALHLQGPNISHAVRLKMSVYRPKREAGTDKTPVALNIKGKKLYLSCVLKGGQPVLQLEEASLQGNLDPSALGRFLFFRLSRGGHTRFESAAFPDWFICTSQRSNQAVGLTNRTGQALIVDYDLTD, from the exons ATGGCGAGGGTCCCCGAGTGCCAAGATGAGACGATGGACTTCTGCAG CATGAACGAGATCGAATTCTACGCAGGGGACCATACCGGCTCCAGCAAG GATCCCTTCCCCGAAGAGCGGAGCCACCCCGCCTGTCACCCTCCTGAGGCCTGCGAGCTGGACATCCAGGTCAAGATCAGCAAGAGCGTTTCGGCCAAGGGCTTCCAGAAGGCTGCGGTCCTTGTGGTTGCCATcgggaggatgaggaagaactCAGCAGCCAGGCTTTTCAGTGATGAAGACCTGATGGACATCTTAAGCACCGTCTTAG AACCCGTCGACTTTAACACCTGTGGCATTACGCACGCAGCCCACTCCGCCTACCAGTTCTCGGAGGACGTCTGCTGTGGCATCCAGGACATTGCCCAGAAGTCCCTCGTCCTGCAAGAGGCACCAACGGAGCTGGTGGCCCTCCACCTCCAGGGGCCCAACATCAGCCATGCAG TGAGGCTAAAGATGTCCGTCTACCGGCCCAAGAGGGAGGCAGGCACTGACAAGACCCCCGTTGCCCTGAACATCAAGGGGAAGAAGCTCTACTTGTCTTGTGTGCTGAAGGGGGGCCAGCCTGTCCTGCAGCTGGAG GAGGCCTCCCTCCAAGGCAACCTGGACCCCTCTGCGCTGGGCCGCTTCCTCTTCTTCCGCCTCTCCCGCGGGGGACACACGCGCTTCGAGTCGGCCGCCTTCCCCGACTGGTTCATCTGCACCTCCCAGCGGAGCAACCAGGCTGTGGGCCTCACCAACCGCACCGGCCAGGCCCTCATCGTGGACTACGACCTGACGGACTAG
- the NT5DC4 gene encoding LOW QUALITY PROTEIN: 5'-nucleotidase domain-containing protein 4 (The sequence of the model RefSeq protein was modified relative to this genomic sequence to represent the inferred CDS: inserted 2 bases in 2 codons), which produces MEHKGPGSLPSALGQEVPLPRPQREAKAALLHQPFSPFHSSPGPPSPPRATRGPFHGLLCGERGRGASEAGSMLLGRRLPSLLPFAGGGGGRGGLSQGPKPASLPLWAAFLGWRTKAQPPPSSFEAPWPPEEGGAAPQSPSPRDPGKEAAALGACPAWPRPWLGRPGGPLRPGLGSEPLAEAGARRGSPGGSRGPGRRPRPRGQRRPLFAFCGAEEDGRRAQGPRAPRSRLPPPEAHGAQWGSPREEEEVEPFGERAFLSGARARPGGSAGRPGAEGAAASPLPPSWSRPSTTSTTTTAAAPSPSSSPGRESEAKGAAAMDPRGSSLAEEGPRGPASREQPHQRIFVNRSLALEKISCFGFDMDYTLAMYKSPDYEELAFELLLERLVSIGYPHEILAYKYDPAFPTRGLVFDALQGNLLKVDSHGNLLVCAHGFRFLKGAEIRNSYPNKFIQRDDTKRFHILNTLFNLTETYLFACLVDFFTNCPRYVNCETGYKHGNLFMSFRSIFQDVREAMDHVHLSGCLKKKTLQDLEKYVVKDARIPLLLSRMKEAGKVFLATNSDYNYTDAIMTYLFDFSKEGTEDPGLQRPWRSYFDLIVVDTRKPLFFAEGTVLRQVNTDTGKLRIGTYTGPLQHCTVYSGGSSDMVCDLLGVKGKDILYIGDHIXGDILKSKKRQGWRTFLVVPELAKELQVGPRKADLFLLAELLRSCGLDVFLADLYQYLDSGSNSXPDISALKKQIRSKVTHETDMCYGKMGSLFRCGSRQTLFASQLTRYADLYAASFVNFLYYPFSYLFRAPPTLMPHESTVEHVRLDLTVGGFLPGHQVQLQELQSTCQKPNIYEEIQEN; this is translated from the exons ATGGAGCATAAGGGCCCCGGAAGCCTCCCAAGTGCCCTTGGGCAGGAGGTGCCACtccctcggcctcagagggaggcaaaggcagccctcctccaccagcccttctctcccttccattcAAGCCCTGGGCCCCCCTCTCCCCCGAGGGCCACCCGAGGGCCTTTCCACGGCCTCCTCTGCGGGGAAAGAGGACGAGGGGCCTCCGAGGCTGGGAGCATGCTGCTGGGCCGGAGgctgccctccctccttcccttcgcggggggggggggggggcggggcggCCTTTCCCAGGGGCCAaagcctgcctccctccccctctgGGCCGCTTTCCTCGGCTGGAGGACCAAGGCCCAGCCCCCGCCGTCCTCCTTCGAGGCCCCTTGGCCGCCAGAGGAGGGAGGGGCTGCCCCACAGTCCCCTTCCCCGAGGGACCCAGGGAAGGAGGCTGCTGCCCTCGGAGCCTGTCCTGCCTGGCCCCGGCCTTGGCTTGGGAGGCCAGGAGGACCCTTGAGGCCCGGCCTTGGCTCAGAGCCCTTGGCCGAGGCTGGCGCTCGGAGGGGCTCTCCTGGGGGCAGCCGAGGCCCCGGACGGAGGCCAAGGCCCCGAGGGCAGCGCCGCCCCTTGTTTGCCTTCTGCGGGGCGGAGGAGGACGGGCGAAGGGCCCAAGGTCCACGGGCCCCACGAAGcaggctccccccccccgaagcccATGGGGCGCAGTGGGGCAGcccccgggaggaggaggaggtggagcccTTCGGGGAGAGGGCCTTCCTTTCAGGGGCCAGGGCTCGGCCCGGTGGGTCAGCCGggaggcctggggcagagggggCTGCAGCctcgcccctccctccctcctggtccCGCCcctccaccaccagcaccaccacgaCGGCGGCGGCCCCATCACCATCCTCATCCCCCGGGAGGGAGAGCGAAGCCAAGGGCGCCGCGGCCATGGACCCTCGGGGCTCTAGTCTGGCGGAGGAAGGCCCCCGGGGCCCAGCCAGCAGGGAGCAGCCCCACCAGCG gatCTTCGTCAACCGGAGCCTGGCGCTGGAGAAGATCAGCTGCTTCGGCTTCGACATGGACTACACTCTGGCCA TGTACAAGTCCCCCGACTACGAGGAGCTGGCCTTTGAGCTGCTGCTGGAGCGCTTGGTCTCCATTGGCTACCCCCATGAGATCCTGGCCTACAAGTACGACCCAGCCTTCCCCACCAG gGGCCTGGTCTTTGATGCCCTTCAGGGGAACCTGCTGAAGGTGGACTCCCATGGGAACCTGCTGGTCTGTGCCCACGGCTTCCGCTTCCTGAAAGG GGCTGAAATCAGGAATTCCTATCCAAACAAGTTCATCCAGAGGGATGACACAAAGCGATTCCATATTCTGAACACCCTGTTCAACCTCACAG AGACCTACCTCTTTGCCTGCCTGGTGGATTTCTTCACCAACTGCCCCAGATATGTGAA CTGTGAGACCGGCTACAAACACGGCAACCTCTTCATGTCCTTCCGCAGCATCTTCCAGGACGTCCGGGAAGCCATGGACCATGTCCATCTCTCT ggctgcctgaagaagaagacacTGCAGGATCTGGAGAAGTATGTGGTGAAAGAT GCACGGATCCCACTGCTCCTGAGCCGCATGAAGGAGGCTGGCAAAGTCTTCCTGGCCACCAACAGTGACTACAACTACACAGAT GCCATCATGACCTACTTGTTTGACTTCAGCAAAGAAGGGACA GAGGATCCTGGCCTGCAGCGACCCTGGCGCTCCTATTTCGACCTCATCGTGGTGGACACTCGCAAGCCGCTCTTTTTTGCGGAGGGGACAGTCCTGCGCCAGGTCAACACT GACACAGGCAAGCTGCGGATTGGGACCTACACGGGACCTCTTCAGCACTGCACAGTCTACTCTGGAG GCTCCTCGGACATGGTGTGTGACCTCCTGGGGGTGAAGGGGAAGGATATCCTCTACATCGGGGACCACA TTGGGGACATCCTCAAGTCCAAGAAGCGGCAGGGCTGGCGCACCTTCCTGGTGGTGCCAGAGTTGGCAAAGGAGCTGCAAGTCGGACCGAGAAAAG CTGATCTCTTCTTGCTTGCAGAACTCTTGAGGAGCTGCGGGCTGGATGTCTTCCTGGCTGATCTGTACCA ATACCTGGACAGTGGGAGCAACA GGCCAGACATCAGTGCCCTCAAGAAGCAGATCCGGTCG AAAGTCACCCATGAGACGGACATGTGCTACGGCAAGATGGGCAGCCTCTTCCGCTGTGGCTCCCGCCAGACCCTCTTCGCCAGCCAGCTGACCCGCTATGCTGACCTCTATGCTGCCTCCTTCGTCAACTTCCTCTATTACCCTTTCAGCTACCTCTTCCGCGCACCCCCCACCCTG ATGCCCCATGAGTCAACTGTGGAGCATGTGCGGCTGGACCTCACTGTGGGTGGCTTCCTTCCAGGGCACCAAGTCCAGCTGCAG gaACTCCAAAGCACTTGTCAAAAACCCAACATCTATGAGGAGATACAAGAGAACTAA